A stretch of DNA from Spirosoma endbachense:
ACCACCCGACATTTCGCTGCCGATGACAAATCCACCATGTGCGTGATATACCCGGCAATTACGAACAAGTATGTTCTCCGTTGGAACGCCCCGTTTGCGGCCCTGCTCGTCGCGACCGGATTTGATGCAGATACCATCATCACCCACATCGAACGTGCAATTTTCGACCAGACCATTGCGGCACGATTCAAGATCCAGACCATCGCCGTTCTGTGCGTACCACGGATTTTTCACATTGAGATTACGTAAGGTAATGTGCTCACACAAAAGCGGGTGCAGGCACCAGGCCGGAGAATTCTGAAAGGTGACACCCTCCAGCAGAATCCGCTTACAGCGTGTCAGACTCAGCATGTTCGGCCGTAGAAAATCTTTAATATCCAGGTAGTCGCCGGGCGCTCCATCTTTTTTTATCGTTGCAGTAGCCCCCTTTAGCGACTGCGCCGACGGATACCAGGAATCCTGTTTATCGTTTAGCACACCACCCGATGCAACGAGTTTTTTCCACTGATCGGCGGTGAGCTTGCTTTTCTTCACCATTCGCCAGACCTCCCCGGCTCCATCCAGAATACCGCTACCGGTTATGGCTATGTTTTCCAGATCGGTACCAGAAATGGGAGCCTGATTTCGGACGGCATCCTCCCCTTCCCAGGTTGTTTTAACCAGTGGGTAGGCATCCCGTTGATTGGTGAATTGTAGCAAGGCTCCGCTGGCGACGTGTAGATTCACGTTACTTTTCAGGGCAATCGGGCCAGTCAGCCACAGCCCGTGCGGAACAAGTACCACGCCCCCTCCACCCCGATTGCATTGCTCGATGGCTTTGTTAAGAATAGCCGTATTGAGTGTCAATCCATCAGCAACAGCGCCCAGCTTGCTGATGTTAATGGTATCTTTTCGGAAAGTCGGGGTAATAACTGGCGGCAAATCGTAGCGAAAAGCAGCATTCAACGAAACCAGCGGGTTCGTGTTGGGCCCATCTGTGAGATGAACTCCTGCGTCTGGTCGAAAAGCCGCAGCAACCCCCAGAAGGGCTAATCCAGTGAGTATTTTCATGATGTCTTTTTCAGGGTCAGTGCAATACGAATTGGTGACGTCAAGTCATGTTGGCGACTTCCAATCCGGCAATTTCTCCCTAAAGTGACAGCAAATGCAGTACTCTTTCAAGAATGCCTTTACCTTTTTTTACGCAAACGTTCCCGGCAACGTTGTCATCACGCCCGGTTGACTACGATTCTCCGGTCAAAATGAGAAAAGCTGATTGTTACCAGAACAATCAGCTTTTCTCATCAGGGTTTTTCCTGGTCGATTTTCAAGGTCTCATTTCACCCCAAAAGCGGCCATTTATCGGCTTGCTATCAGGCCTTTATTTTGTTACAAATTTCCCTTTTTCATTTCTTTCACGGCATGATCAGCGGCACGTGCGGTGATAGCCATAAAGGTCAGCGATGGGTTTTGTGTAGAGGTCGATGTCATGCAGGCCCCATCCGTAACAAACACGTTTTTGCAGGTGTGAAACTGATTCCACTTGTTGAGCAGCGACGTTTTAGGGTCTTTCCCCATCCGGACACCGCCCATTTCGTGAATGTCGAGTCCGGGTGCTTTATCGGGTTTGTCGTGGGTCTGGATGTTCATAAAGCCTGCCACCGTTAGCATTTCGGTCATTTGCTCGTGAAAGTCCTTGATCATCTTTTCGTCATTATCGTCGTAAGCGACCGAAATCCGTAACTGTGGAATACCCCAGGCATCTGTCAGAGCGGGATCAAGCGTCACGTAATTGGTTTCTTTCGGAATGGTTTCGCCCATCATGTGCGAGCCTACGCGCCAGTTGCCGTATTTGGTTTCCATCAAGCTCGTTTTCAGGCTTTCACCCATGCCAGCGGTGTCGACATTCATTACACGATTTGCCCCAAATCCGGCAGCATAACCCCGCAGAAAGTCGGTTTCCTGTTTGAAAACGTTCCGGAAACGTGGGATGTAGCTGCTGTTGGGCCGAATTCCCTCTGTAATGGAGTCAGTAAACCCTTCGTGTTCTGCCGAAATGGTTGTCCGGAAGTTGTGAAATGCTACATATTTCCCCAGCAATCCATTGTCGTTTCCTAATCCGTTCGGGAAACGCGTCGATTTGGAATTCAATAAGATCAGGTTGGAATTCAGACAGGCCGCATTGACAAAAATGATCTTTGCATAATAGTCTTTCGTTTCTTTCGTATGCGCATCGATAACCCGAACACCGGTAGCCTTATTCTTTTTCTCATCGAAAATAATCGAATGCACTACCGAATCGGTTCTTAGCGTCATCTTTCCTGTTTTTGCGGCCCAGGGTAGCGTTGATGAGTTGCTGCTGAAATAACCGCCGTATGGGCACCCGCGCTGGCACAGGGATCGATTCTGACATTGCCCCCGCCCCTGCTGTAGATGAATGGGTTGCGGCTTTGTCAGGTGAGCACATCGGCCAATAATAACGGGCCGGGTATTGTTATAATGTTTTGCCATCTGCTCACTAAAATGCTTTTCAACACAGGCCATTTCGTGAGGGGGTAAAAATTCGCCGTCGGGCAGTTGAGGCAGCCCATCTTTGTTGCCCGAAATACCAGCAAACCGCTCTACATAACTATACCAGGGGGCAATATCGGCGTAGCGGATAGGCCAGTCAACGGCAAAACCATCGCGGGCGGGACCGTCGAAATCGTAATCCGACCAGCGCTGTGTTCCCCGTGCCCACATCAGGGACTTTCCGCCAACCTGGTAGCCCCGAATCCAGTCGAACGGTTTGTCCTGAACGTAGGGATGCTCGGCATCTTTCACGAAAAAATGAGCGGCATCCTCCCGAAACGCATAGCATCGGCTGGCAATTGGATTGGCATCCGTAATTGCCTTCGGCATTTGGCCCAGGTGCGCGAACTCCCAGGGCTGCATCATGGTGGTTGGATAATCGGTAACGTGTTTTACGTCACGGCCGCGCTCCAGTACGAGTGTACGCAGACCTTTGCCCGTTAATTCTTTGGCCGCCCAGCCACCGCTAATTCCCGATCCAACAACAATGGCATCGAATGTGCGCTCTTTGACGGAATCTATATTGAGAAAAGACATGATTCTTTGTTAGAAATGATTTAGAAATAAACTCACTTGTCAAACCCGTAGGGGCAACTATTTTATTACAGACACACAGCCATGATAAAATCCCGGCGCCATGTTGTATTTCAACTGATTAACCATGAAATACTCTGAATTTCTATAGCCCTGAATCGTGAGGTTCTTAATCATTTCAACGAACTGTTTGGCCGCCGGGTCCGATGCGTTTGCCATTTGAGTTAAAACCTCAAGCCGTTGTGGTGTATCGCAGGCAGTGAATGCCTTCGTGTAAGCTTGCTGAGCCGTCTGATCGACCAGCACCAGCCCTTGTTTGAGCGCAGTCTGGGCCGGTTCTCCATAACAATCCTGAATCATGCGCATCGCAAATTGGTGCACTTTAAGCGATTTAGCGCCTGGCGTGTTCGTTTCCGGAATGATCGTTTCTACGAGTTCGCCGAGTAAATCTTCATCACTGACGGGCAAAAAAGAAACGGACCCAATCGACTCCGGTGTCCAGTTTGAGGCCCAGGCAGGAAGGCTCATCAGCCCTCCAAATGCCACGGCTACCTGTTTTATGGCAGAACGTCGTTGCATACTTGCGGTTAGAGTTAAGTACATTTAGTTGTTAGTAGATTCTGAACAGCATGCGTTATTTTCGTACGTACAAATGGTGTAGATTAGCTCCTTAACATTTATTCGTTTGATAGCATACGCCCCATCAGACAAAATAAGGTCAACAATAACTAAAAATAAATCAAAATAAGAAAAAGCACTGGCTAATAAATTCTAATTATCAAGCCAGTAAATTCATAAGAAATGGATTTTATATAAACTTTTTTCAGGGCACGACCTAAAAATATAATCTCCTAAATAACAATAGTTTAACTAGACATAAGCCGTAATTAATTTAGTATTTTCGTCTAAATTTACTATTGTCATAAAAGACATATTTTCAATTGAATAACCTTTCGGAACAAGCAATCCACCAATTTTGTAGCTATAACGAATACATACCTGCCTATCATTATGGCGAAAAATAATAAAGCTGTACAAAAAGGCCCTGATGTTATTTTAATCGGTGCCGGTATCATGAGTGCAACATTGGGCGTGTTGCTGAAAGAATTACAGCCCGATATAACCATCGAAATTTACGAGCGGCTCGATAGCGCAGCCGCCGAAAGTTCCGATGCCTGGAACAATGCGGGCACGGGCCATTCGGCCTTTTGCGAATTGAACTATACGCCCGAAAACGAAGACGGTATGGTCGAATCGGCCAAAGCGGTTAAGATTGCCGAATCGTTTGAACAGTCGAAGCAGTTCTGGGCCTACCTCGTTCAGAACGGGTTTCTTAGCGATGCGCCCAACTTCATTCGCTCTATCCCTCACATGAGTTTTGTTTGGGGGAACGACAATGTGAACTATCTGCGTAAACGCTACGACGCACTCCAGAAAAATTATCTCTTCCACGGCATGCAATACTCCGAAGATCGGTCGCAACTGGCCGACTGGATGCCGCTTGTCATGGAAGATCGCGACCCGGAACAGCCGGTTGCGGCTACGCGCATGGAAATCGGCACAGATGTAAACTTCGGTGCACTGACGCGGGCTATGTTTCGGCGTCTGTATGACATGCCTGGGGTTCGCCTTTACTTTGCCCACGAGGTTCGCGACCTGTGGCGTTCCAAATCGCTTGGCGGATGGAAAATACGGGTAGAAAATGTAACGACCAATCAGGTTCGCGACGTACAGACCCAGTTTATATTCATCGGTGCCGGGGGCGGCTCTCTACGGCTGCTCGAAAAATCAGATATTCCCGAAAGTCGCGGATTTGGCGGCTTCCCGGTAAGTGGTCAGTGGTTGAAATGCGTCAACCCTGAGGTTATCTCCAGACATCAGGCCAAAGTCTACGGAAAAGCTTCCGTTGGTGCTCCTCCCATGTCGGTCCCCCACCTGGACACGCGCATGATTGAAGGCAACCAGGAGCTTCTATTTGGCCCCTATGCGGGCTTTTCGACCAAGTTCCTCAAAAGTGGCTCCTACATGGATTTACCAAAATCCATTCAATTGAGCAACATGGCCCCCATGCTGATGGCGGGTATGCACAACATCCCGCTGACGAAATACCTGATTCAACAGGTGTTACAATCGCCCGAGGATCGACTGGCGGCATTGCGGGAATACTATCCGGATGCTAAAATGGAGGACTGGGAATTAGAGATTGCTGGTCAACGCGTGCAGGTGATCAAGAAAGACGAACACGAAGGTGGTGTACTCGAATTTGGTACCGAAGTAGTCAGTGCCGCCGATGGTAGTATTGCCGCTTTGCTGGGTGCCTCACCCGGCGCATCGACTGCCGTTTCGATCATGCTCGACCTGTTGAAACGCTGCTTCCCGGAACAACTGGCAACCGAAACCTGGCAACAAAGACTGAAAGAAATGATTCCGAGCTACGGTCAGGTGCTGGCCAATAATCCGGAACTGGGCATTGCGCTTCGGAAGCATACAAGCGAAGTGCTGGGTCTGGGGGTGTATGAGTATACCCCAACAGAAAATTAATCAATAAATTCAGTATTCGTTAAACAGGATTGGGTTGTGAGGGTGAAGCGGTGCCTTGGTTTAGAACCGTGGCACGCTTCTCGCCCGCAACCCAATCCTGTTTTTGGCGCACAGCTAACAGTCACTAACCCGACAATTGCTCTGCAACATACCGTTTATATACTTTGCCCACACGCAGCTCTTTTGCTCCAATCCAGAAAGCATCTGGCTCACTTCTGTCTACCTGGGTTATATGGACAATACACGACCGACTAATCCGAATAAATTGTCGCTTAGGTAATCGTTCTTCAGCTTCTTTCAGAGTCAGGCGTGTAACATAGGTTTTCGCTTTCGTAATGACTTTCAAATAGTTTTCCAGACTTTCTATATACTGAATATCCGTGTATGGAATGGCTTCCCGAACACCATCGACCATACAGGAAAAATGCCCTGATTCATCAGATGCGGGCATTGCAGGCATTATAAGTAACTCTTCCGTTTTAGCATGTATGCGCAGATAGCGATAGGTGACAAAAACGCCCAGACCCGTGATGGTGTATACCCAAAAATTGACCAGATAAGGAAGCGAACGGGAGATACTAAACTCAGTGCGAAGGACAAAATTCATGTTGAACGAACCGAGTACCATTAACAGAAAAAACCAGCCGAAGTAAAGCATTTTTTTATCCTGCAAAAACAGCCGCTCGAACAGAATCCGATTGTGAAAAACAATCCAGCCATAGAGCAGCAACAGATACAAATAAGGGGATACTTTAGAAAATCCAGGTCGCCCTTCTATTGCATAAAAGTCGGTAAGATAATGAGCAGCCAGTAATGCTGCCAACCCCAGGAAGTTGCGAACGACGAAATGATCCAGAAGTCGGGTACGTTTCATATGGGCAAATTACGACGCAGAATTAGTACAGTCATCAACTACGTGACAAACGGCCTTCGTCACAGACAACAGCAGTTGGTCACGTAAGTCTTGCATTGGCGATTTAAGCCCTCCAATTTTGACCATACTCCGATCATCACTAAAGCCGTTCGGGTAGCCATCTCTTATGCAACTGCTTCACAACCTTAACATCACCATACACGTAATATTCGGTACGATTGGCTTACTCATTGGCCTGTTAGCTCTCTTCTACCGAAATCGCTCTCAACGGCACATTCGTTACGGCCTATACTTCCTCTATACCCTAACTATCGTTGTAGGAACCGCTTTCATTGGCATCCTCTGTTTCCGCTCCAACCCCTTTCTGCTGTTGTTAACATTATTGGGAGGGTACGTCGGTTATTCTGGCTTCCGGACTATTCGGCTTCGAGAACAGCCAGCCTCCACTATTGATCTGCTGATTTCAATAGGTGTGTTAATAACAGGCGGGATCTATCTAGGATCAATGGAACTGGCGGGTGGTAACTGGTCACCATCGGTAGTTTATCCAACCTTATCGGCATTGGTTCTGGTTGCTGGCTACGACCTGATAAAACGCTTATGGCTGTTCGACAAGCTAAAAACATGGTGGCTATACGAACATATTTATAAAATGATATCGGCCTATAGCGCCATACTTTCTGCATTTTCAGGAACGGTATTTCCTCAATACAAACCCTGTAGCCAGATTTTACCCTCAGCCCTTTGCGTCAGTGCAATTATTTATTTCATCTGGCAGCAGGCAAAAAACAGAAAAAGTGTGTCTAGTCACAGCAAGGGTTTAGGCATGTCTGAGCCAAAGCAAAGCTATAGTTCTTAACATGTCAGTAGCGTTTGATTTCTCTTGTAAGGCCCTTATTCGTAAAGAAAAGTAATTGCCATAATTGCCATTTTTATTAGAAAGTTTAGCAAGTAGCGTAGCGAGATTTTGTCAGTACGATTTTGCAGGACAGCCGATTGACCATTCTGAATTGGCAGTAGGATAACATTGAGCTATATTAGGTAAGTTACGTCTAAATCATTGGCACTATAAAGCATAGATTACAGAATTAAATGATGTAATTTTATCAAGTATTTTTAGTAGCTTATAACCCACAAACAGTTATAGGCACTAAAAGCACGTTTGCCATATACGCAAACGAAAATTCGTTAAAGCATTTAATTTTGTATATGTACCAGGTTGTACAAACTAAAAAATGGAAAAAAGAGCGTTCACCAAAACGCATTTTAGTAATTCGCTTGCAGGCAACTGGTGACGTTATAATAACACTTCCTTTTGTACAGCTCCTAAAAAATGAGCACCCAACTAGTCAAATTGATTTTCTGACTCGAGAAACGCAAGTAAGTATTATTGAAAATTTAGTTGCCGTTACGAATGTAATATCATTTACAAACAGCCATAAACGATGGAAGCAGCTGTTAGCATTGATCATAATTTTGCCCAGATTACTTGTAAATAGATATGATGTAGTACTAGACTTGCAGGTAAACCGTTATTCCAGAATTATCCGACAGTTATTATTCCCAACGGCCTTCAGCGAATTTGAAAAGTATACGCCGTTACCAGCAGTCGAAAGAAATTGGAAAGCTGTTGAGAGGAGTGGCTTAGTGAAGAATTTCGCACATCCAATCTTATCATTTATTAATAATAATACGGGTGGTATAATTTTAAAAGAAAACGGGTGGAATCAACCGAAAGATTTAATTATTTTGAATCCAGCAGGTGCATTTAAAAGTAGAAACTGGCCATTAGCGTATTACGTATCTTTCGCTAGAATTTGGATAAGAAAATACCCAGATTCTCAATTTTTAATATTGGGAATAAATCGAATAGAGCTAAAGGCGAGTTCATTGAAAAAAGAATTAGGAGACAAGATGATCAACCTGGTCTCAAAAACATCGCTACCTGAAGCGTTTGAAATAATTGAAAAATCAACGCTTGTTATATCAGAAGATTCAGGTTTAATGCATATTGCCTGGGCTTTAAAGATACCAACGATAGCCTTGATTGGTTCTACTGATAAAAATAGAAGTTCACAACCAGGGAAGCATCTTGTTACTCTAAATTCTGACGATTTACCTTGTGGTAATTGTATGAAATCTGATTGTATATTTGGAGAGATTCCAAGCTGCTTAAGTCGATACTCGCCGGAGATGATTCTAGATCTAAGCGAGAAATTATTAAAGAGGCAATGAACAAAAAAAGAATTGCAATTATTATTTATGGTGGGGTCGGTGTAGGAATCGGCCTGGAAGGAGTTGTTTGCTTAGTCAAACTATGCGAACAGCTTTCTAATGAATTTGATTTAACTGTTTTTTCGTTAGTTAAGGTTGACAGTAGTTATCAACCAATTGGTTATCAACTGATTGGAACACCATATAATGATCAAAAAGGTATTGTCTGGCGATTTTTATATGTTGGTAAAAGGCTAATTCAATTGCATTTTAAGAAAAAGTATTCGCTGATACATGCTTTCTGGGCGTATCCGGCTGGTCTTTTAGCATTATTTCTTGGAAAAATATTGAGATTAAAAACAATAATTACGTTCATGGGTGGGGAAGTGGCCAATATACCTTCAATAGGATATGGACTATATCAATCTAAATTTAAAAAATTAATTGTCCAGCTTATTGCTAAAAAAGTCGATGTTGTCGTTTCTTTGACGCAACATCACGCGCAAAAGTTAAATGAAAATATATCTTTCAAGCGAATGGAAGTTATCTCATTCGGCGTAAATTTAAGTAAATTTCCAGCTTTAGATAAGCAGCTAGTACCTCCTTATCGATTTCTCTATTTAGGTAATATTAATAAAGTAAAGGACTTGCCTGTACTAATTAAGACGTTTCAACTTATTAATGAAAATGTAGAAGCGAGTTTAGATATTGTCGGTCTAGATACATTGAATGGTGAGATTCAACGAATAGTTAATCAACTAAACCTAACCAATAAAATTCATGTTCATGGTTATTACCCTAACAATCAACTGAGTTTCTTTTTAAGTAAATCCCATATACTATTGCATACATCCCGCTGGGAATCGCAGGCAGTAGTTGTTAATGAGGCATTGGCCGCTGGTGTAGTCGTGTGTGGAACTAAAGTCGGACTAATTGATGATCTAGCTAATAAAATAACCATCGCAGCGCCAGTAGGTGATGCAGATTTACTATCGAAACAAATACTTGATTTATTAGAAAATAGACAAAAATATGAAGAGCTTAAGGCTAATGGTATTGCCTGGAGTGCTAAACATGGATTGCAAATTCAATCTCAAAAATATAATAATTTGTATAATAGTTTATTGAATAGTTGATTAATTAGGAGAAACATCATAGCGGTTTTTCTATTACTATCCATTTAAAGGGACTTGCAGGCATTCCTAGAACTCTATCCCATAAAGATGGTTTACTTTTCTTGATAATGGGGAAATATGGGAGCAAATCCTGATATGTGTGATGGAAATAATAATTGGCCATATCAGGATAGCCAATTAATTGATAATATTCCAGGCTTCTGTTCTTGGCATTGACAACTTCGCCTATCTCATAAAAAGGGCTATCTAAGATATGAATTTCACCAGTTGGTTTTAAGAGTTTAAAAAGGTTATTAAAAAGTTGTCTAATAGAATGAAAATATTGAATAGAAGAATTTAAAACAATCTTATCGAAACATTCGGTCCGAAATAATTCTGTAAAAATATCACCATAGCAGAAAAGTAAATTTGAATTTCCAAAATTTTTCTGAGCCTGTTGTAATTCCGGCATATTAAGATCTAAGCCTAGTACATCAATTTTAGGAATTGAAGCCAATTTCGCAGAAAACCACCCATTCCCGCAACCCAAATCCAAGATTGTTAATGGTTTTTTTTCGGCAGCTACTGAAACACAAAAGCTATTAGCCGTTTGCTTACGCAAGCTCCATTCTCTGAAATGGGGAAAATCTATTGGTACATTGGGTAGATCTTTTACAATTTCATCGCTCAATAGACGATTCTCTTTCGCTCTTACCGCCAGATAGGGTAGCTCATGCGTATATTCAGGCTTATAGCCTGAAAGCAGAAAAACTCCCTCAGCAGTAATCTTATGATCTAGATTTTGTATAATTTCTAAGAGTTTATTCATACCATTGTGGCTCCTTCTTGTTCAGGCTGACGGTATTTAAGCCAAAATCGCTGGAGAAGCTTAAGCTCATAAGGAAAATAAAAAAAATTGGTATTATACCTTGCCTTCGATAATAAAGAAACCATTTTTCGTTGTAAGTTACTCAACTTTATATCTTGTACGGTAGGATAGCGTGCATTCAATACCACTTCAAAATCTCGAATTTTATCAATCATCTTTGAAGTGAGCCAGGGCGTTAGTGGATTTTTACGCAAATCAAAACCTTTCCATTCTTGAGCCAACCAATCTTCCAGTTTTTCTGGAAACTGGAAGCCAGTTGCTTTAACTTTCTCATATAATTCACTACCCTCAGTAAGCACGGGACTATAGACATAGATGATAATCTCAGTCAATGGATTAGCTTTCTTAACTTGTTTTATAAATTCGATATCTTCGTTAATCATCGCCATCACCTGATCAGGTGTTTCAGCGGGAAAGCCTAATACGAATGAATATTCAGGGATTATATTAAATTGGCCAAGCCTTTCGGCAAAACTAATCATCTGAGCCGCATTTTGGGTTCCGCCTTTATCAATTGCTTTAAGCATTTCCTCATTGCCAGTTTCAGCGCCTAAAAAGATCATTCTGCATCCGGCCTTACTCATATAAGCCAACGTCTCATCTGAGAACTTATCCAGGGTATCAATACGAGCCTCACCCCACCATGTAATATTTTCGGTTTCGATCAATTTGCAGAAAGCTATTATTCTTCTTTCCGACACAAAAAAATTATTATCACAAAATTCAACCGAATCAATTCCGTACTTATCTTTTAAATATTTAACATTCTGATATAGTCTCTCAGCCGATTCTCCCTTCCATCGAGCTTCAAATATTGGTACAATACCACAGAAAGAGCACGTAAATGGGCAGCCAAAACTACTATGGTATAACGTGGTTTTTTTCCCTAAATATGTTCGCCCAAAATAAGATCGTATAGGGTAAAACTTATCAAGTTCATGATATGGAAGCGTCTGTAACGAATCCATATCGATCGATGTGATTTTGCGCGTTTTAATGGCTTTATCATTTTCTTTAAAAATTAAGTTATTTATTGTACGTAAATCAAGTGATTTCTCCAAAGTATCCAGTAAAGCTGGAAATGCTAAATCGCCTATTCCATTGACAATGTAGTCTATATATCCCGACTCCATGCAAACCTGATATTGGTTGGATGCGAAATATCCACCCCAAATAGTAATTATATGAGGATATTCTAATTTAATTTTTTTAGTAAATGGAATAGCTTGCCGCAATTGCGGGCCAGGCATAACAGTACATCCAAAATATTTAAATTCTCCTGTATCTAAGAGCGTTTTTATTTTCTTCCAGGGATCATCTTCGCGGTTTCCGTCAATTATAACAAACTCATGTTTACCATAGATCGACGCTGCAACTTGCAGGATCGAAAGCGGAATCCTGGCCTTATATTTAGTTACAAGCGGGTTAAAGAGAATGATTTTATGTTTGGTTTCCATACTAGCCAGGCTGTTTCAAATTTAAAGAGTCATTTGTTGCTCGTGTTTAACGCTAATCTCGTTCATAAGTCAAAACGGATAGTTTGAACAAAAAATACCATTCACCCTTGTCTTTCTTTTCCAATATTTTCTGCCATGAATATCCGCCTTTAATAGCCAATTGATTAATTCTGCCGATGTCACAATCTTCAGAAAGAACCATAATTGCACAACCATCGCTTTCCAAGAAATTCGTCATTTGGCTAAATAACTTACTGAAATACTCAAAGTTTCTACCACAAAACCAAGCCTTTTCAGTATCATTTTTCGGATCTTTAGGATAATAAGGTGGGTTTATTAGGATCAGATCAAATTTTCTATTAGCCATATTTTCAAATAAATCGGAATGGATAACTTCTATTAATGCACTATTTAAATGTGCATTTTTCTTAACAGTATCACAAGCCAATTTACTGATATCCGAAGCAGTAGTCAAAGCACTACATCTTGCCATGCTGATTGAAAGTAATCCAGATCCAGCCCCCAATTCCAGCGTTTTTAAGTTTTTTATTGATTGTCTCTCAATAAAGCCAAGTAGTATCTTAGTGCTTGAAAATAAAGTAGGATGGAATACTCCGCTTGGGATCACTAAGCGAAGACCATTAATTTTTATTTTTCGTTCTTTCGATAAATAATATTTAGTCACTGGAATTAATACCCAATTACCTAAATTTTTATATATTTTTCTCAGGTAAATCATATTATCATGTCTATTAATTTTTAATATATAATCAAAACTCTTTCTTTCTAAAGGTGATGATATAGTAATCACCCATATACTTAAAGGGAAAAATACCGCGATATTTGTCTTCTAGAAATTTTAAGGTTTTCCATAATTTAGAATACGCATTTGGAAAGGTTTCCATGTAGGAGGGCGGGACGATTGTACAAATTCCTTCAATGCTGAGCAAGTCAAAATTATTTTTTAAATTCTTTATTACAAAAGATGGTCGATAATACCAACACAAAAAATGGACGCCTTCTATATGTGCCTTTGCTCCTTTCTTCGCAAACAATCGGCGAAAAGCAACTTTAAAGTTTCCTCTCAGAACTTGTAAAAACTCCCATAAACAGAAGGGAGGCATTATAACTAATGTAACAATTCCATTTGGCTTTAATAAAGGGGCAAACGATGCCAGTACTTTATCGAGCTGATTGGTACAATTTAATCCTCCAAAGTTTGAAAATATTGCATCAAAAGGACCTTTAGTAGTCAAGCTAGCCAATTCTAAAAATGAAATTTGCTCATGAGTAATTGATTTGATTAAGTGTAAAGCGGAAACTTTTTGTTTTAACTGGCGTAACATCCCTTCTGAAATATCAGTAGCATGGACTAAATAGCCTTTTCGGGCAAAATGAA
This window harbors:
- a CDS encoding gluconate 2-dehydrogenase subunit 3 family protein, with product MQRRSAIKQVAVAFGGLMSLPAWASNWTPESIGSVSFLPVSDEDLLGELVETIIPETNTPGAKSLKVHQFAMRMIQDCYGEPAQTALKQGLVLVDQTAQQAYTKAFTACDTPQRLEVLTQMANASDPAAKQFVEMIKNLTIQGYRNSEYFMVNQLKYNMAPGFYHGCVSVIK
- a CDS encoding GMC oxidoreductase; amino-acid sequence: MSFLNIDSVKERTFDAIVVGSGISGGWAAKELTGKGLRTLVLERGRDVKHVTDYPTTMMQPWEFAHLGQMPKAITDANPIASRCYAFREDAAHFFVKDAEHPYVQDKPFDWIRGYQVGGKSLMWARGTQRWSDYDFDGPARDGFAVDWPIRYADIAPWYSYVERFAGISGNKDGLPQLPDGEFLPPHEMACVEKHFSEQMAKHYNNTRPVIIGRCAHLTKPQPIHLQQGRGQCQNRSLCQRGCPYGGYFSSNSSTLPWAAKTGKMTLRTDSVVHSIIFDEKKNKATGVRVIDAHTKETKDYYAKIIFVNAACLNSNLILLNSKSTRFPNGLGNDNGLLGKYVAFHNFRTTISAEHEGFTDSITEGIRPNSSYIPRFRNVFKQETDFLRGYAAGFGANRVMNVDTAGMGESLKTSLMETKYGNWRVGSHMMGETIPKETNYVTLDPALTDAWGIPQLRISVAYDDNDEKMIKDFHEQMTEMLTVAGFMNIQTHDKPDKAPGLDIHEMGGVRMGKDPKTSLLNKWNQFHTCKNVFVTDGACMTSTSTQNPSLTFMAITARAADHAVKEMKKGNL
- a CDS encoding LytR/AlgR family response regulator transcription factor, with amino-acid sequence MKRTRLLDHFVVRNFLGLAALLAAHYLTDFYAIEGRPGFSKVSPYLYLLLLYGWIVFHNRILFERLFLQDKKMLYFGWFFLLMVLGSFNMNFVLRTEFSISRSLPYLVNFWVYTITGLGVFVTYRYLRIHAKTEELLIMPAMPASDESGHFSCMVDGVREAIPYTDIQYIESLENYLKVITKAKTYVTRLTLKEAEERLPKRQFIRISRSCIVHITQVDRSEPDAFWIGAKELRVGKVYKRYVAEQLSG
- a CDS encoding malate:quinone oxidoreductase, giving the protein MPIIMAKNNKAVQKGPDVILIGAGIMSATLGVLLKELQPDITIEIYERLDSAAAESSDAWNNAGTGHSAFCELNYTPENEDGMVESAKAVKIAESFEQSKQFWAYLVQNGFLSDAPNFIRSIPHMSFVWGNDNVNYLRKRYDALQKNYLFHGMQYSEDRSQLADWMPLVMEDRDPEQPVAATRMEIGTDVNFGALTRAMFRRLYDMPGVRLYFAHEVRDLWRSKSLGGWKIRVENVTTNQVRDVQTQFIFIGAGGGSLRLLEKSDIPESRGFGGFPVSGQWLKCVNPEVISRHQAKVYGKASVGAPPMSVPHLDTRMIEGNQELLFGPYAGFSTKFLKSGSYMDLPKSIQLSNMAPMLMAGMHNIPLTKYLIQQVLQSPEDRLAALREYYPDAKMEDWELEIAGQRVQVIKKDEHEGGVLEFGTEVVSAADGSIAALLGASPGASTAVSIMLDLLKRCFPEQLATETWQQRLKEMIPSYGQVLANNPELGIALRKHTSEVLGLGVYEYTPTEN
- a CDS encoding glycoside hydrolase family 28 protein; the protein is MKILTGLALLGVAAAFRPDAGVHLTDGPNTNPLVSLNAAFRYDLPPVITPTFRKDTINISKLGAVADGLTLNTAILNKAIEQCNRGGGGVVLVPHGLWLTGPIALKSNVNLHVASGALLQFTNQRDAYPLVKTTWEGEDAVRNQAPISGTDLENIAITGSGILDGAGEVWRMVKKSKLTADQWKKLVASGGVLNDKQDSWYPSAQSLKGATATIKKDGAPGDYLDIKDFLRPNMLSLTRCKRILLEGVTFQNSPAWCLHPLLCEHITLRNLNVKNPWYAQNGDGLDLESCRNGLVENCTFDVGDDGICIKSGRDEQGRKRGVPTENILVRNCRVYHAHGGFVIGSEMSGGVRNLYVSNCTFMGTDVGLRFKTARGRGGVVENIFIDGIDMTDIAGEAILFDMYYAAKDPVPQQGESNELPAIPAQPLSDATPQFRSFQVRNVMCKGAETAILVRGLPEMAVKDILIENAVIQARKGLVCIEADNIRLKNVSLITSAKTVMQIQNSRNLTFDKIQYSGNPDLLMHIAGDRSKDIRLLNTDTSHARKTVETDANVPINSLTTK